The Roseofilum casamattae BLCC-M143 genome includes a region encoding these proteins:
- a CDS encoding transposase, whose translation VEEQPQVLEKVQVIWADSGYSGDKFALGVWLMTQARVEVVKRKSKEFEALPKRWLVERTFGWWNRYYRLSKDYEKLPEVSEAAIYAVMTHLMLRRLAS comes from the coding sequence CGTGGAAGAGCAACCACAAGTGTTGGAAAAAGTACAAGTTATCTGGGCAGATTCGGGTTATAGTGGTGATAAATTTGCTTTGGGAGTTTGGTTAATGACTCAGGCCAGAGTAGAAGTGGTGAAGCGTAAAAGTAAAGAATTTGAGGCCTTGCCGAAGAGATGGCTCGTCGAGCGAACATTTGGCTGGTGGAATCGATATTACCGTTTGTCTAAAGATTATGAGAAGTTACCGGAAGTGAGTGAAGCAGCCATTTATGCTGTCATGACCCACCTGATGTTACGTCGTTTGGCTTCCTAA